The sequence GAACTGTTCGAGCAGTATCTCAAGGATGAGTACGAAACCAGGACCGCGACCGATGGCGAAGCGGCATTGGCGCAGGTCGACGGCGACGTCGACGTCGCGTTGCTCGACCGCCGGATACCAGGAATGACCGGCGACGAGATACTCGAAGCGATCCGGGAGCGGGGATATCAGTTCCCTATCGCGATGATTACGGCGGTCAACCCGGGCGCCGATATCGTCGATATGCCGTTCGACGACTATGTCACGAAACCAGTCGACAGAGCGAAGCTCACCGACGTCGTCTCCCTGCTTCTCGAGCGGAAGGACTACGACGAGAAGAGCCGCGAATTCTTCCAGCTCGCGACGAAACGGGCGGCCCTCGAAGCCAGTCCATCGTTCGACGGGGAGAACCGAGCGGAGTACCGGGCGATCACTCGCCGGATGAAAGAACTCAAATCGTCGCTCACCGAATCGCTAGAGAGCCTGTCCGACGGCGACATGAAAGACGCCTACCGGATGCTCTGACGGATCGAGGAGGGCGAGATACCCGGTACGGACCACGGTCGATACGCGGTTCACATCCCGAACGAAGGTTTTTGGCCGACCCAACCCGAGTACGTCACGATGGACGACTTCAGCCTCGACCTGCGTAATGCCGAAGAGCACATCGAGGTCGCCGAGGACGACGGCGAGGTCCGCGACGTCGGCGTGGTACTCGGCGTTCTAGACGGCGAGACCCCCGACGAGGAGTGGCTAACCGAGATCGCCGACGACAACGTCTGCTTTCTGGCCGTCGAAGGCGACCTGAACGAACTGGCCGCCGGATTCGCCCGGGACATAAAGGAAGTGGACGGAACGCTCATGCACTTCCGCAAGTTCCTCGTCGTCGCCCCACCAGGCGTCGAGGTCGATACAGACAGGCTGTGAACTTCCGCCGCGACCGACGGATCAGCGATCCACCGACCGGTAGATGACGACGCCGTCGTTCTCCATGACCCGTTGCCACTCGCCCGAGTGTTCGAACGACCGTTCGAGCGTGCCGAACTGCACGGCGTTCTCGCCACGGATCGTGTACTGCCCTTTCTGCACGTAGACGTACGCCGGCGCTGCGTCCACGCGTTCGGCGACGGCGGTGACGCACTCGACGCTATGGCACGCCGAGACCGCCTCGAATCCCTCGAGGTGGCGGTCGTAGGCCGCGGGCGTCGTCCACTCGACGCCCCACGGACCGAGCAGAATGGTGCGATCAGCGTGGGCGGAAAACTCCTCTGCGGTATCCCCGAGGACGACGAACGTCGCGTCCTTCGGCGTCTCGCGTTCGACCCAGTCCATCGCGGCCATGGCGTCGTCGTCGAGGAACGACGGCGTCATCCGATCGTTCACCTGGGTCATCGTGTGGGCGTAGTAGACGCCACCACCGACGGCCGCGAGAACGAGCGCGACCGTCATGACGGCGGTCCCGAGATCGGGCAGGTCGTCGTGGTTCGGCGACTCGAATTCGAGCGTCGCGGCGACGAGCACCGCCACACCCACGGCCGCGGTGACGGCCGCGAACCGCGGTTGCACGAAGACGAAGGTGGTGACGACGATCCACGCCGGGAGAAATCGGCGCCCCCGGATCACGAGGAGCAGTGCGACCAGCCCGGCGAGTATTGCATGCGTCGGCGGGTCGAGGAGGATGGCGACGAGGCCGCCACCGATACCTCCGTGGGTTCCGGCCGCGGCGGTGAGCGTGGTGATCCCGTGGACCGCGTGGACCCAGACGAGCCACGGGCTGGCGATGAGCAGTCCCCCCACGCCCACCACGGCTCCGCGAAGGAACCCGGATGCCGTTCGATCGCCGACCGCCCACCAGAGCAGGTAGGTGACGACGACGAACAGCGAATACGTCGGGTGGGTCAACACGGTCAGCCCGAACGCAGCGGTGCCGCCGATCACCGGTACGGGTCGCCTGCGCTCGAAGACGTGGTATCCCGCGTAGATTGCGAGGAGTGCGTAGAGGAACGCGAACGACCTGACCAGCCCACCGGCGGAGAGGTGCCATTGCATGGCCTGGGGCGTCAGTGCGACGACGGTCGCGGCGACCGCCCCCGCCGGCCGCGAACCGCTGAGGTCCCGCGCGAGGAGGTATAACGGCACTTGCGCGAGGACGACCGCCATTCCCGGAACGACACGTGCGAGCGACACGGCGTCCAAGCCGAGGTCGAGGAGCACGGCGAGGACGTAGAACTGCAACGGCGGATAGGCGAACGGAACGCCGTCGGCGGTGTACCCGGGAATCCGTTCCGGGGGCAGATACCCACCGGCCACGATCTCTTCGGCGATCTTCGTGTACAGGCCAGCGCCGTAAGCTGGATACGGGTTCGTCGCCAGATAGACGGCCACCGCGATGACCGCCGGGAGGATGGCCAGTGCCAGCCAACGAGCGTCTCGACGATCGACAGGGAGTAGGCGGGTGTATCGGTGGAGCGCCCGACGGCGCGGTTGGGCGGTTCGATCGCTCATCGTCGCTCGAATCGAACTGGCCAGCGAAGGCGCACCGAGACGTTCCGGTGGCGGTACTCCACGGCGGTCCAGGTGGAAACCGAGAGGATCAGGACCACTATCGCACCGAGCTGGAGTGGCCCGACCCAGCGCGGGAACGCGTACGAGACGAGGTTCTGGATATCCGTCGGGACGACCGAGCGATAGAGGCCGACGTCCTCGGGGTCATCACCGGCGCTCCGGGACGGGAGATCGAGGCTCGCCGCGCTCTCTCCGCCGCTGCTCTCGTCGTCGGTCCCCAGTCGTTCGGATTCGTAGGGGAACCCGATGTCCGCCGACCAGACGATTTCGCTCTGCTCGTCGAGTTCGAACACCCGATCACCGTTGGAGTCGGTGACCAGCGTATGCCCGTTGGGCAGTCGGTCGGCGTCACGAGGCCAGGTGATCCGTGCATCGGCGTACTCCCAGGACTGCTCCCACCCCTCGCCCGTCCACTGGTACTCGACGATGCGACCGTTCTCAGAGTCACCGATCAACACAGCGGGGCCGCCTCGCTCCGCGGGGATGAAATCCGGGTTGTGCTGTTCGTAGAGCGTGTCCAGTTCGCCGTCAGCACCGAGTGTCCAGTCCTCCAGAAGGCCCTTCTCGAGGCCGACGAAAGCAACCTGGTCCTGGTTGCGGAGGCTCACCATGACGGCCTCCTGCCCGTCGATCTCGACGTACTCGACGTCGTTGCTGTGTGTCCAGTCGTCGGGCCAGGGGCCGCCACCCTGGATGGAGTACTCAGCCTGGGCGTCCCACTCCCACTCGATCACGTCGGTCACGGTATTCACGATGTACACGCGATCGCGGTCGATGTCGGCCACGAGCAGTCGCTCCTCGTCGATCCGATCGACGTCGTGCCACCGACTCGAGTGTTTGCCCGGGGTGATGCGCTCGTAGATGGTCTCTCGTTCACCCGTGGTGAGGTTGACACGGTCGACCCCGTTTCGGGTGCAGGCGCCGCTGCCGTCGCAGTCGCTGCCCTCGAGGTGTTCGGAGTAGACGAACTCCACGGTGGCGGTCGTGCCCGCGACCGGATCGACGTCCCAGTATCGGGTGTACTGGTCCTCGTAGTAGTAGATGCTGCCGTCGGGCGCGAACGCGACGAGTTCGGAGCGGGCACGTGGGCCGTCACCCTCGTCGGCGACGAAGGCGTTCGAGTCGGTCGCGACCACGGTCACGTTCTCCCTGGGGGCGACGACCGGGGAGCGATCACCGGTGACGAACGCCTGCTCGACGACCGGATCGCCGGTGATCCGGTCGCTCTGCCGGACCGCATCGACGTAGCCGACCGTCAGGACCGCAGTAGAGAGGACAACGAGCGCGGCGAGGAGGGCGCGCTTGCGACCGAGACCAGCGTCCATGCTGGCAGTATCGATTTCGGGGGTAATGTGTTCAGCGATAGTTCCAGCGGACACTAGTTCGTCACACCGGTAGGCGTCGCGACCGTGAGATAGCCAGCGCCTAACCCGTGGGACGAGTCGTCCTCACCCGGTCGGCGTAATGGTGAGAAAGTGGCCGTCTGGATCGCGAATCCGCACCCAATCGTCGTCGCGAGTGGTCTCACTCGCCAGATCGGCGACCCGGTCCCGCACTGCCACCGGGTCGGTCGCGGTGAACCCGACGTCGACGTGGACGCCGCCCCTGGCATCGGCGAGTCCTCGCTGGGGTTCCCAGAGTTCGAGGTCGACAGGGCCGGTCATCCGGACGCGTCGGCGCGAGTCCCCACGGTCGACGACCGAGAAGCCGAGCTCAGAATAGAACGTCTCCGCCCGCTCGAGGTCCTCGACCTCGAAGACCACCTCGAAGATACCGGTGAGCGACTCCTCGGCAGCCGGATCGCCGACGCTTCCAATCTCTGCGCAGTGACCGTCCGGGTCGAACAGGTACACCGACTGCGAGGAGCCGAATGAGTGTTCTTCGATATCGTGGTCCCGCTCGAGACGCGAGACCCACCCGTCGTACTGTGCTGGCGGCGTCGCCATCGCGAAGTGGACGTGGAGGCCACCCCGCGGAACCGGTCCCGGTTCGACCAGGCGGAGTTCGTGGTCGCCGACGGGGAACACGACCGACCCGTCTCGGTAGGCGGGTTCGAGGTCGAACGTCTCCGCGTAGAACTCGCTCGCGCGCTCGGCGTAGAGCACCTCCAGCGAGAGCCACGCCAGGTCGTCGAGCATACCCGACAGGACGGGCCGAAGCCCCAATAGCGTACCCCAGGTGGACATTTATCCCCTCGCCTGCCGTACAACGGGATATGCCGTTCAAAGCGACCGGGGACCCGGGCGACCTGACCGTCGTCGACGAGTGGGACGAGGGCGTTGGCTGGATGCCCCATCCCGAGGAGACGATGCAACGGGCCAGTCACGCCATCGTCGTGGACGGCGACGTCTGGGTCATCGATCCGGTCGACGCACCGGGCGTCGACGACCTGCTCACCGGTCTCGGCGAGGTGGTGGGCGTCGTCGTTCTTCTGGATCGGCATCAGCGGGACGCCGACGCGTTCGCCCAGCGATTCGACGTGCCGGTCTACCTTCCTCCCTACATCGACCGCGAGTTCGATGCGCCGGTCGAGCGCCTCGGTGTTCGGCTGCCGGAGACGACCGTCCGCGTCCTCCACACGGTCGACCTGCCGTTCTGGCAGGAGGGCGCCCTCTTCGACGGCGAGACGCTGATCGTCGCGGACGCACTCGGCACGGTGGAGTACTTCGTCGTCCGCCCCGAGCGCATCGGCGTCCATCCGATGTTGCGCCCGGTGCCCCCGACCACGTTACGAGACCTGACGCCGGCACGGATCCTCACCGGACACGGCGAGGGCGTCTTCGAGGACGCGGAGTGCGCTCTCGCGAGAGCTATCGACGGCTCGCGAAACCGGTTGCCCCAGGCGTGGCTGAAGAGTCTTCGGTCGCTGGTATAACCCTAATCACTCCTCGGTCGTCTCCGGTCGCGTGACGTCGAAGCGCTTGAAGAACTCGTGCATGGCGTCGTCCGTTCCGACGATGGTCAGGCGGTCGCGTGCCGCCAGGACGCGCTCCGGGTCGAGGGTGCTCGTGATCCCGTCGTCGTCTTCGATGGCGACGACCCGACACCCGGTCGTCTCGTAGATGCGAGATTGCGCCAGCGTCTTGCCAGCGAATGGCTCCGCAGACACCTGCACGAGTCGAATCTGGCTCGCCGGTTCGAGGACCTCCTCGCCGCGCAGTTCCCGCGCGACCATCCGCGCGCTGACCTGCGGGACCGAGAGGACGTAATCGGCGCCGGCGCTGAGGGCCTTCCGGGTATCGCCTGCCTTGCTGATGCGGACCAGAATCTCGGCGTCGGGGTTCATCGACCTCGTGAGGACGGTCGCCAGCAGCGCCGCCGAGTCGTTTGGAAGGCCGACGATTATCGCTCCGGCATCTGCCACGCCAGCCTCCTCTAAGGTCGACCGCGAACTGGCGTCACCGACGATGTCCACACCGGGTTCGTCGTCTCGGTCGACGACCGTGACGTCGATGTCGGCCGCCTCGATCACCGAGTGCGCCGCACGTCCCACTTCGCCCATCCCCAGGAGGACGATCCGATCGTGTTCGCCGAACGTTCGCGGTCGGCGGGTGAACTCGCCCAGTTCGTCGAGGGCTGCGTCGTCGCCGGAGACCAGCAACACGGTGTTGGCCTTGATGACGGCGTCCGGACTCGGTGGGAGCTGGAGTTCACCGTCGATCCACGCGCCGATGACGTTCGCGCCGGTCCGCTCGCGGATCCGCGACTCGCGGATCCGTTTGTCGATCAGCCGACTATCGTGAGAGATGGGAATCTCCGAGACGTTGAGGTCTTCACCGAGTTCGACGGCGTCACGGATCTCCGCGTCGAAGGAGGCGACCGCCTTCTCCGCCAGCCGATGGCCGAGGACGCCGTGTGGCGAGAGGACGGTGTCGGCCCCCGTGTCGAGGAGGACGTCCTCCATCGCGCTGTCGTCCGTCAAGGCCACGATCTCCACGTCGGGCCGGATGGACCGGACCGTCAGGATGGTGTCGACGTTGGCTTCGTGGGCGTCCGTGATGACGGCCTGAGCCGAATCGATGCTGGCGCGTTTGAAGGCCGATTCCTCCTGTGGCGACCCGTGGATAGTGGAGTAGCCGTCGTTCGAGAGGTCGATGGCGTTCTCCTCGTCGGAGGAGATGAGGACGTACTCGATGTCCAGGTCCTCGAGTTCGTCGAGGAGGACCGCGGAGTCGCGGCGGTACTCGCAGATGATGACGTGGTCGTTTTTCGGCGAGAGGCGGTCGTCGAGGTCGACCTCGGCACTCGAGAACAGCGGGATGACGATGAGACGCAGGGTGAAAAAGCCGATGGCGATGCCCGTCAGTTGCATGAACACGATGTAGAGGTTCATGGCCGGCGACTCCCAGGGCGAGTCGGCGCCGTACCCCGTGGTCGTCATCGTCTCCACGACGATCTGGAGGGAGTGGAACAGCGACCGGGGATCGTCCTCGAAGACGCGCATGCCGACGTTGTAGAGCACGGTGTAGAGGCCGATGATGACGCCGAGGCCGACAAGGTAATAGACGACCCGACGGTTCCGCCGCGAATAGCTGCCGACAGAGAACGATTTGGGGAGAATATCCATCGGTGAGTACGGTAACTGGTACCCAGCAGGACAAAAAGAATTGGGTCAGTACGGATGGGTCAGGGGCCGCGATTTGGTCGGCAGTCCCCTCATTCGTCTTCCAGACGTTCGCTCTCGTATTCAGTCGTCTTCCAATCGTTCGATGCGTCTGAGTTGCTCGCGGTGGAGCGTGACCATCAGGTCGGAGAGGAAGCCGAACATGACGAGCATCCCCCCGAAGAGGGTGGCGAGCGTGGCGAGGAGCGCGATGACGTTGTGCGAGATGCCGAAGGCGAACCACTCGTAGCCCACGTAGAGGCCGAGGAGCACGCCGACCAGCAGCGAGAGGCTGCCGACGCTCCCGAAGTAGAACATCGGGTTCGAGGTCTTCGCGAGCGCGTAGAGCGTGTAGAGGATGCGCCCGCCGTCCTTGACGGGATGGAGGTTCGTATCCGACCCGTCGGGTCGCGCCTCGTAGGTGATGGGGACGACCGTGGTCGAGATACTGTGTTTGGCGCACTCGACGGCCATCTCCGTCTCGATGCCGAAGCCCTCGGCGTCGAGGTAGAGTTTCTCCATCGAGTCGACCGTGAACGCGCGATAGCCCGAGAGGATGTCCGCGAAGTCCTGGCCGTGGACTTTGCGGAACATCCCGTTGAAGAGGCGATTGCCGAATTTGTTGAAGCGAGTCATCGCCCCCGGTTCCATGTTGGCGAAGCGGTCGCCGATGACGTGCTCGGCATCTCCGTCGAGGAGTGGCGTGAGGAGTCGGTGGGCCTCGTCAGGGCGGTAGGTGCCGTCGCCATCGAGCATGAGGATGTACGGTCGTTCGATGTACTCCAGGGCTTCACGGACTGCCTGTCCCTTGCCCTGGCCCGACTGCTCGATGACCTCGGCACCGTGTTCGGCGGCGACTTTTCTGGTTCCGTCCGTCGAGTGTCCGTCGACGACGAGGACGTTTGCGAGACCTTCGGCCTGGAGGCCGTCGACCACGTCGCCGATGGTCTCGGCCTCGTCCAGGGTGGGGATGAGCGCGCAGACGTCCTCGTACTCCGGCATTACCGGGAGTGTGTTCGGAGGGGTGGAAAAGATTTGCTTTCGCCGCTAGTTCTCTGGTGAGTGTGTTTCCACGGAGAATTCAGTGCCTCCGAAAGCCCCCTCCCGCTCGGGTCGGGGGACTTGCTGCGCGCTTCGGGCGCTTCGCGCCCTCCAGTGCTTGCTGCGTCCGCCTTCCCCGACCGGTCGGCCCCTTTCGAAGCCCCACCCAAGGGAA is a genomic window of Halanaeroarchaeum sp. HSR-CO containing:
- a CDS encoding response regulator; amino-acid sequence: MASPDRATVLIVDDEPPLVELFEQYLKDEYETRTATDGEAALAQVDGDVDVALLDRRIPGMTGDEILEAIRERGYQFPIAMITAVNPGADIVDMPFDDYVTKPVDRAKLTDVVSLLLERKDYDEKSREFFQLATKRAALEASPSFDGENRAEYRAITRRMKELKSSLTESLESLSDGDMKDAYRML
- the aglJ gene encoding S-layer glycoprotein N-glycosyltransferase AglJ, whose protein sequence is MPEYEDVCALIPTLDEAETIGDVVDGLQAEGLANVLVVDGHSTDGTRKVAAEHGAEVIEQSGQGKGQAVREALEYIERPYILMLDGDGTYRPDEAHRLLTPLLDGDAEHVIGDRFANMEPGAMTRFNKFGNRLFNGMFRKVHGQDFADILSGYRAFTVDSMEKLYLDAEGFGIETEMAVECAKHSISTTVVPITYEARPDGSDTNLHPVKDGGRILYTLYALAKTSNPMFYFGSVGSLSLLVGVLLGLYVGYEWFAFGISHNVIALLATLATLFGGMLVMFGFLSDLMVTLHREQLRRIERLEDD
- a CDS encoding arylsulfotransferase family protein — translated: MDAGLGRKRALLAALVVLSTAVLTVGYVDAVRQSDRITGDPVVEQAFVTGDRSPVVAPRENVTVVATDSNAFVADEGDGPRARSELVAFAPDGSIYYYEDQYTRYWDVDPVAGTTATVEFVYSEHLEGSDCDGSGACTRNGVDRVNLTTGERETIYERITPGKHSSRWHDVDRIDEERLLVADIDRDRVYIVNTVTDVIEWEWDAQAEYSIQGGGPWPDDWTHSNDVEYVEIDGQEAVMVSLRNQDQVAFVGLEKGLLEDWTLGADGELDTLYEQHNPDFIPAERGGPAVLIGDSENGRIVEYQWTGEGWEQSWEYADARITWPRDADRLPNGHTLVTDSNGDRVFELDEQSEIVWSADIGFPYESERLGTDDESSGGESAASLDLPSRSAGDDPEDVGLYRSVVPTDIQNLVSYAFPRWVGPLQLGAIVVLILSVSTWTAVEYRHRNVSVRLRWPVRFERR
- a CDS encoding glycosyltransferase family 39 protein yields the protein MSDRTAQPRRRALHRYTRLLPVDRRDARWLALAILPAVIAVAVYLATNPYPAYGAGLYTKIAEEIVAGGYLPPERIPGYTADGVPFAYPPLQFYVLAVLLDLGLDAVSLARVVPGMAVVLAQVPLYLLARDLSGSRPAGAVAATVVALTPQAMQWHLSAGGLVRSFAFLYALLAIYAGYHVFERRRPVPVIGGTAAFGLTVLTHPTYSLFVVVTYLLWWAVGDRTASGFLRGAVVGVGGLLIASPWLVWVHAVHGITTLTAAAGTHGGIGGGLVAILLDPPTHAILAGLVALLLVIRGRRFLPAWIVVTTFVFVQPRFAAVTAAVGVAVLVAATLEFESPNHDDLPDLGTAVMTVALVLAAVGGGVYYAHTMTQVNDRMTPSFLDDDAMAAMDWVERETPKDATFVVLGDTAEEFSAHADRTILLGPWGVEWTTPAAYDRHLEGFEAVSACHSVECVTAVAERVDAAPAYVYVQKGQYTIRGENAVQFGTLERSFEHSGEWQRVMENDGVVIYRSVDR
- a CDS encoding VOC family protein, which produces MLDDLAWLSLEVLYAERASEFYAETFDLEPAYRDGSVVFPVGDHELRLVEPGPVPRGGLHVHFAMATPPAQYDGWVSRLERDHDIEEHSFGSSQSVYLFDPDGHCAEIGSVGDPAAEESLTGIFEVVFEVEDLERAETFYSELGFSVVDRGDSRRRVRMTGPVDLELWEPQRGLADARGGVHVDVGFTATDPVAVRDRVADLASETTRDDDWVRIRDPDGHFLTITPTG
- a CDS encoding DUF5779 family protein, encoding MDDFSLDLRNAEEHIEVAEDDGEVRDVGVVLGVLDGETPDEEWLTEIADDNVCFLAVEGDLNELAAGFARDIKEVDGTLMHFRKFLVVAPPGVEVDTDRL
- a CDS encoding TrkA family potassium uptake protein, which translates into the protein MDILPKSFSVGSYSRRNRRVVYYLVGLGVIIGLYTVLYNVGMRVFEDDPRSLFHSLQIVVETMTTTGYGADSPWESPAMNLYIVFMQLTGIAIGFFTLRLIVIPLFSSAEVDLDDRLSPKNDHVIICEYRRDSAVLLDELEDLDIEYVLISSDEENAIDLSNDGYSTIHGSPQEESAFKRASIDSAQAVITDAHEANVDTILTVRSIRPDVEIVALTDDSAMEDVLLDTGADTVLSPHGVLGHRLAEKAVASFDAEIRDAVELGEDLNVSEIPISHDSRLIDKRIRESRIRERTGANVIGAWIDGELQLPPSPDAVIKANTVLLVSGDDAALDELGEFTRRPRTFGEHDRIVLLGMGEVGRAAHSVIEAADIDVTVVDRDDEPGVDIVGDASSRSTLEEAGVADAGAIIVGLPNDSAALLATVLTRSMNPDAEILVRISKAGDTRKALSAGADYVLSVPQVSARMVARELRGEEVLEPASQIRLVQVSAEPFAGKTLAQSRIYETTGCRVVAIEDDDGITSTLDPERVLAARDRLTIVGTDDAMHEFFKRFDVTRPETTEE